aacatggtatcagagcagggtccgtctcacccgatgttggggcccccaaaaataaaaaattgcccacgcaccagatgctaagcactgggcgtgaggtggggtgttaaagaatgacaaaagtccacatcggtggttaatgagatggatggactccttataaggcttgggcaatcatcctccctttgagctagcttttggggtgtgagttaggcctaagacctaatttaacagtATGATTTTTGAAGCAGTGACTGTTGATAGTGTTTTTATTTGTCGAGTTTTActatgttttattattttttgggctgatttagttgagtattTGAGCTTGACGGCGAGGTATAATCCAGGTTGATTGATTATTTGATGCAGTGACTGTGATAGTGTTTTTATTTGTTGAGTTAGCTAGTACTCGTTTTTGGAGGTAAGGGAAAAAACAAGTGTACTTAATTCTAACTTCACAAAGTGTTATCCATGTTGATTGATTATTTGAAGCAGTGAATGGTGGTAGTGTTATTATTTGTTgagaatttcatttttttttggttgatttaGTGGAGTATATGAGCTTGCCGGCGAGCCAGTACTCGGTGTTGGATGCAGAAAGGATTGAACGAGTGGATGATAGTACGTTCAGGTGTTACGTGTATAGATTCAAGTTCTTTGCATTTGAAGTATGTCCTGTTTTGTTGGTTAGAGTTGAGGAGCAGCCTGATGGATGTTGTATCAAGTTGTTGTCTTGCAAGGTAGTATATTGCTTTTTCTTATTACTTGTTACTGCTGATTTTCCAGCTGTTTAACATTTCTAGTAATTTATAGTTATATCTAATCATGTTGTTGTTTCTATTTATTTGATTCTCAGCTTGAGGGATCTCCTATTGTGGTCGctcaaaatgataaatttgacGGTATGTAGTCTTTTTAAGTGCCGTTTCTATCATTTTGAATATTTGTGCACAATTCTCTTTAAAAATGGTACGTTGAATTCAAAGCTTTTATTTTTATGCACTGGTTCAGTCATGCTGCAGTTGGATCTATTTGTGTAGTATTGGCCCATAAAGGTgaaaaaatgtgtttaaaacCAGAATACCTTTTCTGTATGCAACTTGATGCTGGACTCACTTTGATTTGGATATTTCTGTATTTCTTTCTGCGAGCAAATTCTTCTTAGTGGCTGTTGTATGTTCGCATTTGGTTATAAATTGTTCGGGAGTCTAAAGAGGGAGCACATTTTACAGAGAAATAAAATGTTGGTGAGGAGATACCCATAGCAAGATTTTCGTAGTCCTATTAACTATTCATCAATGTCTACTTATATCgaatcaatctctttttttttcctgacATGGCATTTGTAAAACAATAGAGATAAAATTAGAGTATATGTtctcttttaatataataatatatccatggaaaagGCACTAGAGGTCCATGATCTCTTGAGAACTGCTATGTAATCTTACTCTTGCTGCttgtgaaaagagaaaaagttcCTGTTGAGAGGATGAATGCTTCAGTGCTGTCTGTCAGTTTGATGCACCATTAACTACCTTTCTTCCTGTAATACCTGAAAAAAAAGTTGCATTTGTCATCCTCCTCAAAAGTTGGCAATTTACAGCATAAGGTCGATTACCGAATAATTGCTTCTGTATCGCCTTGGGGAGTAAAACTTGATGACCCCGTAAGTTCAAGTCAAGTTCGGTGAAAACACGGCTTTAGCATGTTGCATATACTTCCACTAGTTGTATTATAATTTGTGTTGATAAGCTGTCAGTAAGAGGTTTCTGTTGTGAACATTGTAAGATAAATAGATAATTGGCTTAATCATGTAACATAATTGAAGTCAGCATGTGATTGTTTTTAGTTTAATGGTTTTTGATGGTGTACCTTGAGGTAAACTGATCTCTTCTTTGTTTGGTTAAAGAACTTGGTGTGACAAGTTGTCATCTGCAATAAAAAATGCTCAGTTGTGTGTGTCAATTCTGAATTTTATTACATAATTCTTTTCAGGAGTACTTTGACACTGATTTAGTATGGGCATGCAGCTTCTATGGTGAACAAAATATCTTATGATAGCAAGCAAAGAGACTCACCTTTGCAGCAGCTCACTTCAGATGCTGTTATTGAGGTACTATCTGAGTTTGTCCGTATTGCAATAAAAGTGAAAACATTACAATATTGGTTAGTTTGCATCAGTTTTGATTGACTATTTATGCAGGTTAACATTGAAATTCCCTTTGCATTTCGAGCAATTCCAGTGCAGGCAATTGAGTCAACTGGTTCTCAGGTCCTAGATCAGATACTAAGGATCATGCTCCCTCGGTTTATGGCACAGGTTTGTTCATTGTCCGCTTAACTTGTTCTTGACAGTTTGCTTTCTGTTAAAAAGATTCTTGTACTGTAATCCTTTAAACTATTGTTTCTTGTCATTTCCTTGCTCCATCTCTCTAAATGCTAGAGTCCCTTCCATCTCCAATAAAGACTAGCTGGTTTAATCTTCTTGTTGTCCTTGTCACTTTTATAGTTGACACTattatctcttcatttttcactaTGTTctattgttttttccttttctttatcacCATCTTCCTCACATTTTCATCTTTTCTCGCCCAAAGAAAATTGTATGACTTTACTATTATCACAAgtcatttttaaaacattacaAAAAGTAACAGACAAACAAATTTGATTATCTGGTTGTGCTAACTCTATATGAGGCTGCATTAGGAGGCATGTAGCTGCTACTCCTTGAAAGTACTAAGGTAAAGTACTGAATCAATATGTCTTTCTAATTGATGGACAACAACCATCTGATTGAATTCACCAAAAGTTGATATTTTAATGTGGATATTCTTCATCCTTTGTGGACTGAGGAGTTGTTGATATGTTTAATATATTTTGTCCtccattattattttaaagCACCTATTCGACTCATACATGTATTCTTTGTATCTTTGTAGCGGGTATATTTCTGTGCTTCCTATTGCAGTAGTATATGTGAGATCGTTTTCTTTGGTCTCTTAGTAGGTCCTTGAAAAATTCCTTTTCCATCAAGAAAGTTTTGCCTGATAAGAAAATTAGGAAAATAGAGAGACAAGTGTTGAAGACAAAGGAAAGAGAAAAGCAAAGGGGACAGGAAATAATGCCAAGATTGATAAGGGATGGATAGCCTAGTGGAAAGGGGCGTCTTGCTCCACCTGCAACTATGAAGATGAGGATTTGATTCACCAAGAGGGTATTGTGGGAGAAGCGACTGTGTGACTTCTAGGTAAGGGGTTTGGTTGTGAGATTTACCATACGAAAAAATGACGTCCTTGGTTTCTGTTTCTGTCTAGTGTTTAACCCAATGAATAGAGTTCTAGCATAAATTTTATGGCGTTGGAGGGGGAAATGCAAATAAATAGGACCATAACAGAATATTGTTCTCTAAGATGAACCAAACAATATGGTGTGAGTGCACAAAATTTTAACCAAAAACAGAAGATAAGCTTGTTCAACATCCGATTTTGAAGTTACCAGAAGGTAACCCTGATCAATCAAAACTGAGTGGATAAGTATGTACTAGAAAATCTTACCCAGTGTAAGCCTTAACTATGACGGAGTTCTGAGTTTCTGTGTATTGCCTCTCTTTCACATAATTTACCATGCTGTTTGTATTTGTGAATATTGTGGGTGTGATTGTACATTACATCAGCTGAACTCTACAATTACTTCCAAATTTGAGGTTTAGCTGTAAAGTTAGAGCTTTCCTGTTTTTAGAAATCATGATTCTTAGCCTGCGTGAGAATTTACATCACTATTCAAGTAGTAGTCTCTCTTTAAGATGGTTTCCACTCTTTCGTATTGAAAATCTTGCCTTTTAATGCACTGGGTTTCTTGCATCCAGCTAGTGAAGGACTACCAAGCTTGGGCTTCAGGTGATACTTCGAGGCAGCCTCTAGGAACTGGTCAGATTTGAAACAGCAAGAGTCATCATCCTATGCAAGTCTAAATTGGTTGCTTCTGTAAGTTATAACTGTAAGAGAGCAGGAAGGTCTTTAGTGGAAACAAATATTCTCGGCCAGTTTCTAGCAGAGAATTTGATTTTCTCAACTTTATGCTCGGTTAGTGGATAAATTGCAGCTCACTCCAGGCAAGTGTTCCGGCCAAGCGCCAATCTCGATGGAtaatttgtatgtattgaatttTGTTGCCAAATGACATCTTTAAGCCCTGGGGCCTGGacaaattattttcttgatatatttggTGTAAAGACAGTCTGACTGCTGTTATGTAGGAGTTGTTACAGTCAAATTATCTGGACATGTCTTCTCCTCTTTTGGTGGCGAtgacattttctttatttataacAGTGGTGTTCAGACTAGATTACGCGCAGATCCCACTATTTCATCGGGTATGTGCTAGCTTTGGCTGATAATCATTCCGAGTTCCTATGCTGATCCTTTCTCATCAGATTGTGTTATCAATATCCAGAGCATGCTTTGTTTTATAGATCTTtaaaactttcatctttttagttttggaaGACTTCATCATTAGCCTggaacaaaagaaagaaaattttctAAAATGCGTTTTGTATAAGTTATACGGGGCAAGGTGGAAGTGACCCGTGGCGGATATGACGAGGAAAACAAGGGTTGGGTTGAGATAGTTTGGATTGATTATAACATGAGTTAGGAGTAGGCCGAAGAAGAATTGAAGGGAGGTGATTAAACATGACATGATACCACTTTAGTTAATTAAGAGCATGACCCGAGAAGaacaggtgaaggttgaggATTAATTAGGAGGTTAATAGATAGTTAGGAGGTTAGTAGATAATTGAGTGTTGTCGTACTTTTATGGAAGAGTCGGGGGGATAACTTCCTTTACCTTTGTTTGTGTATTACTTTTTATTGTTTCATTTGCCTTGTATCTTTTGCTCAATGTACCTTTATTCACTAAACACTCTCTTTCTAGTATTTTCCTCTTTATACTTAGCATAGCTTATGGTGTAAGCTCATCTTTAGAGGCCACTTTATGAGATGTGACTTTTGATTAGTTAATGTTAATATTAATCTTGTTCAACTAAAAGTAGGTAatccactttttttttctttgaaatatttaaggGACACGTAATGGTGAAGTTTATTACTCCTACAAATGACAAAATCTTAGGAAATAGGAATTAAACATGATTTCATCTGTATCTTCCTTTAATATGTAGTCGAGTCGATTTACACCAATCAAATAATCGTTAAATCAAATCGATAATATATTGAACCAGACTAATAAGCTTTACCTAGTTGAAagttaaattcaaatttgattaTCATTAGACttgaacatatatataataataaacttAAACTTAATAAGTAAATACTTACGTAAGTAGCAATATTGTCAAAACTTTTGAACAATAACTAGTCAagtcaaaggaaaaaaaaaaactagttacGTAGTTATTGACCACGTTTACTTGgacaattatttaaattaatcacAAGAAAATAGGTATGATCTTCACCTATTTTAGTAATACGTGCACATTTGGACTAGTCCACTTATTGGGATTGGAAATtcgaaattattttaatttgaatttgaatttaaatttttttcgtATGTGTTTGCTCTTGTTGAAGACATGAATCTTAATAATGTATATatcaatcattaaaattattcgtttttagatttaaatttttattattgatatcTCAATctttaattatattgttttcaattttttttttacaagcatgtgatgaatatgaatgattTCTAACTATATCAAAATCTTAATATCATTAAGGTTGTATATATTCAAGAGTTTATGCAAGGATGATATTTAACCACTATTTCATTAGTTGCAATTATTACTCcatccgtccctttttagttgtccactttagaaatgacacacagattaagacaacaatgattagcacagtgaagttacaattttacccttatgacaacttttcacttcaaaattacaaccacttatttgaattaaagtgaaataaattggagggaaacagcatacacttttacaattttcaagaagtgtaaataagggtataataggaaaaaatttgttgtcctttcttgatttgtcaaaatggacaactaaatagggacaactaaaaaaggaaatatggacaagtaaatagggacggagggagtatcatttACAACCATCATCAATCTTCAACTACAATTACCATAGTTACTAATTAGACAGAGTTGTCATCATCGCTATTAGTCACCATTGCAATTATCATATAATCAATCATCACTACCGCGATAAACCATCAATTACTACCATATATCACTGACCATTATTCAATCATTGTTATATAGTACTAtcaattattactattattcaCCACAATTATTAACCACAATCATCACCAATTACCACTATTAATTTTACTATCAACCACCATCACTTTTTACGAAATTCATCATTATTTTTTGGGTaacatatatatcttttttcaattctaataAGCTAATGAACAAgagaataaataaaagagaaaatgataaGTTAAAAATTTGCCATCCTCATAAATTCATCAAAAGATGAAGGTAGCAAAATAATTCTCTTAGACTggaaatataaaacaattagATTGGGTAAACATTTCAttgacatctactatatatagcATATGATTCAGATCAAATTTATCTGAATTCTTGAAAACATTACAAACTTCTTCATATCTAAATATAAAAGTATGATAAATACATACAACAAGTTGTTGAATTCTATAGCATCTTATAACACCAAGAATCGTAGATTTCAGGTCAActcttgaaaatgaaaaaaattctaGCAAAAATCAATTCATTCCCTTTTAAAGTGAGGATGTGACTTTGAGCCAGTCAAGATCTCAAAACAGATATCGAACGCTAAGTAGAAAACCAATGAATTCTTCCATCTAGGCCAATGATTTTTTGTATAAAAGTTAGTAGTGTATATCTTTTTCCATTTACACAAgacatcttcttcttttcttggtAGAATTGACATCAACAAACCTGAAAAATGACTCAATTTCCTCTTGCTCATCAAAAAACTTGAATTCATCAATTAATTTCCTCTTGCATGAAGAACAAGAAGACACCCTTTTTGGCTTCTTAGGTGCTGGTGGACAACTAAGAATTTTTGGGATCAAATATTGAGAAGATTTTGGAGTTTGACAATTAATATATTGATCATATTCATCATCATTAGAAGAAGTAATTACTTTGATATATGGTAATTTCTTCTCTAATAATTCTTGTGGGAGTTCTTGATCtatagacattttttttttgttgtgtgGAATAATGTTTCTATGGGAGGTATGTTTATGAAGTTAGATgtgaatatataatatatttatatatgagtGGAAAAAGAGAGAGGAGTGCAATGGAAGGTAATTGAGtgagaataaagaaagaaacaaaagaggcttttgttatttcttcattcttaCACAAACATATGAAAGCATGAGTTCTACCTACCTTTTCTTCTATGTCCTTTTCAGAGGCGAAgtcagaattttaattttataatttctgAATTTTAGAATAATAACACGACTTCAAATAGTAATAACTAGaaccaaaatattcatgtttgtattaaaataaattatttagatCATATACGATGAGATGTGTCTTTTTCTTAAGCTCTGCGTGAACGCGTGATATTTTGTGTGGTGAGTTGCCCCTTATTCACGTTTTATGGCAAAAAAGTGGTATAACTATATACCGACTTTGTGTACCTTTAAAACCGTCACATTCCTCTTTTTTCACCTTTTCAGCTCACCATATTCTCTTTGGCATGTTTACTGAAATTTAGGCAATTTTTATAttgctaattaaaaaaaaaagagaattagACTATTAATGctcttatattaaaaaaatattttggaaatttACATTGTATACACGTTTTAGTACATTAAATAGTGTAAAATAATATTCATGCTATATTAGTTTTCTGAGCCattgaaaaaaaacttttcaCGTGTTTTGGGTTATATCAATGAATTGAATTTtgggggtttttttttttggcatacCGGTAAAGattaatttgttaatttattcaatttatgtAGTATTAAATCTTTATAAATATATCCAATTTCCCCTTATTTGGTTTATCAATTGCCAAAAGGTATAAAAAAGtcacttctttttttattatttgcaaTGAAGTGTGTTTTTGCCTCCGTATTAATTTATGTGTCATAATTCGAATTTTAAGattcaaacaaatatttttttaactgtatttttttttatatatcttttaaatattttgaacgATCAATTAGTGTGAGATATCATTACTTTTTGGgtagttttcaaatatgtaaagttttattttaaaaaatttaaagatttcatGCCTAAATTCGGATCAAAATAAAACTTGTTTGACTTTTGAAATTCGAATTGTGCCACCTAAATTGAGATAGAGAATTAGCGTGATATATTACTAATCATTAGGTCTTTATTTTGAAGATTGAGAATATTGTGGAATTGTTTGTTAAATCAATTAATACAGAGTATAAAGTTAGgacattttataaataaaaatgactttttccCATAAGTAACTCATTGGTACATTTGGCTTGTTTGGGTTCGTTCTGCCATGCTGCTTAGACGACTCTTCAGAAAAGCGGTCGAATCTGTATAGGATTCTCCAAAAATGCGCTATTTTTGGAGCATCCGACACTCAATTATTGTcattttgaagagtctgagcaacatagacTACATTATGACGTACATTTGAGCTTACCATATTTATTAGTTATCTTTTGCCATGGTTGTGGTTATCATGTTTTTGTTCGAGTTTGAATCTGATTCGTTATTCTATTTTGTTGTTAATCGTAGACTTGACGATGGAGGAGAGCCAAATAGTATCGTGAAATAGTGGTCTTCTAGCTCGTgttcttcaaattctagatttcATAGTTCTTTTGATCATTTTTATAAATGTTATTGAACCTTTACTGAAAATATGATTTCAGTGTTTTGGGCATCAATGGCTCACTCTAGTGCCTTGTCTGCTATGTATTTGATAAGAGTTTGCAAAGTTTATAAATGgtagatttattttaatataacgTCAAGATATAAATTGGATCGAATGACTTTCatgtttaaattatata
The DNA window shown above is from Solanum stenotomum isolate F172 chromosome 6, ASM1918654v1, whole genome shotgun sequence and carries:
- the LOC125867257 gene encoding uncharacterized protein LOC125867257; protein product: MALSSASSSLTNLSYISFQYKNPKFSTTFSSVDSSKCTTLRITADSAPKARFIGRRKESLSVKQLQRPLMEYMSLPASQYSVLDAERIERVDDSTFRCYVYRFKFFAFEVCPVLLVRVEEQPDGCCIKLLSCKLEGSPIVVAQNDKFDASMVNKISYDSKQRDSPLQQLTSDAVIEVNIEIPFAFRAIPVQAIESTGSQVLDQILRIMLPRFMAQLVKDYQAWASGDTSRQPLGTGQI